One genomic window of Azospirillum sp. TSH100 includes the following:
- a CDS encoding pitrilysin family protein, whose product MPACLPARRLATAGLLALTMTVAAPLAPLPLGLQPAHAAEKGVFFPESFTLSNGMQVVVIPNHRVPVVTHMVWYKVGAADEERGQSGIAHFLEHLMFKGTDTIQPGEFSRIIAKNGGRDNAFTSYDYTAYYQNVARDRLEMVMRMESDRMANLKLTDAVVYPERDVIIEERRQRIENEPADRIGEQINATLFVHHPYGTPVIGWPQEMSALTREMAERFYKTWYTPNNAILVVSGDVTAAELKPLAERYYGTIPARPVPERKRVAEPPLTSSRQVVLRDDEVRQPSVRRIWVAPSYRLDQNSQAYALQVLAEIMSGGTTSRLYRSLVVDQKLATSAWLGYGPTAWDMATLSVGASPAAGVPMDKLESALWAEVDRLLKSGVTEEEVATARKRMLASAAYARDSLTGPAQTLGAALATGQSIDDVENWPVRIDAVTADQVNAAARAVLSQTNHVTGLLLPPTGKDS is encoded by the coding sequence ATGCCCGCCTGCCTTCCAGCCCGCCGCCTCGCCACGGCCGGACTTCTCGCCCTGACGATGACCGTCGCGGCCCCCCTGGCACCGCTTCCGCTCGGGCTCCAGCCCGCCCATGCGGCGGAAAAGGGGGTGTTCTTCCCCGAAAGCTTCACCCTGTCCAACGGCATGCAGGTGGTGGTGATCCCCAACCACCGCGTGCCGGTCGTGACCCACATGGTCTGGTACAAGGTGGGCGCCGCCGACGAGGAACGCGGCCAGTCCGGCATCGCCCATTTCCTGGAACACCTGATGTTCAAGGGCACGGACACGATCCAGCCCGGCGAGTTCAGCCGGATCATCGCCAAGAATGGCGGTCGCGACAACGCCTTCACCAGCTACGACTACACCGCCTATTACCAGAACGTCGCCCGCGACCGGCTGGAGATGGTGATGCGGATGGAGTCCGACCGCATGGCCAATCTGAAGCTGACCGACGCGGTGGTCTATCCCGAACGCGACGTCATCATCGAGGAACGGCGCCAGCGCATCGAGAACGAGCCGGCCGACCGCATCGGCGAGCAGATCAACGCCACCCTGTTCGTCCACCACCCCTACGGCACCCCGGTGATCGGCTGGCCGCAGGAGATGTCGGCCCTGACGCGGGAAATGGCGGAGCGCTTCTACAAGACATGGTACACGCCCAATAACGCCATCCTGGTGGTGTCCGGCGACGTGACCGCGGCGGAGCTGAAGCCGCTGGCCGAGCGCTATTACGGCACCATCCCCGCCCGTCCGGTGCCGGAGCGCAAGCGGGTGGCAGAGCCGCCGCTCACCTCCTCCCGTCAGGTGGTCCTGCGTGACGACGAGGTGCGGCAGCCGTCAGTCCGCCGCATCTGGGTCGCGCCGTCCTATCGCCTCGACCAGAACAGCCAGGCCTATGCGTTGCAGGTGCTGGCGGAGATCATGAGCGGCGGCACCACGTCACGCCTCTACCGCAGTCTGGTGGTGGACCAGAAGCTGGCAACTTCGGCCTGGCTCGGCTACGGCCCGACCGCCTGGGACATGGCGACGCTCAGCGTCGGCGCCAGCCCGGCCGCCGGCGTGCCGATGGACAAGCTCGAATCGGCGCTGTGGGCCGAAGTCGACAGGCTGCTGAAGTCCGGCGTGACGGAGGAGGAGGTCGCCACCGCCCGCAAGCGCATGCTGGCCTCTGCCGCCTACGCCCGCGACAGCCTGACCGGGCCGGCCCAGACGCTGGGTGCGGCGCTCGCCACCGGCCAGAGCATCGACGACGTGGAAAACTGGCCGGTGCGCATCGACGCCGTCACCGCCGATCAGGTCAACGCCGCAGCCCGCGCCGTGCTGAGCCAGACCAACCACGTCACCGGCCTGCTGCTGCCCCCGACCGGAAAGGACAGTTGA
- a CDS encoding DUF3035 domain-containing protein produces MTSISSALSFPRTRLPLARLPLIGLALAALTLAGCSDVRRSIGLDRQSPDEFSVVSRAPLTLPPSMQDLPKPRPGAPRPQDTTPTQAAAGAVFGSAARGAKTAGSTAGEKSLVAQASSRDGIDPNIRAKVDQETTQLIVADKSWIDSLLFWQTQEPPVSVVDPAKEQQRLREAQAQGKAVDGAATPTIERKRKAPLEGLF; encoded by the coding sequence GTGACCAGCATCTCCTCCGCCCTCTCCTTCCCCCGGACCCGGCTTCCTTTGGCGCGGCTGCCGCTCATCGGGCTGGCGCTTGCGGCGTTGACGCTCGCCGGCTGCTCGGATGTGCGCCGGTCCATCGGTCTCGACCGCCAGAGCCCCGACGAATTTTCCGTCGTTTCCCGCGCTCCGCTGACCCTGCCGCCCAGCATGCAGGATCTGCCGAAGCCCCGCCCCGGCGCCCCGCGCCCGCAGGACACCACCCCGACCCAGGCCGCAGCCGGCGCCGTCTTCGGCTCTGCCGCGCGTGGCGCCAAGACGGCCGGTTCGACGGCGGGCGAGAAGTCGCTGGTCGCCCAGGCCTCGTCCCGCGACGGCATCGACCCGAACATCCGCGCCAAGGTCGATCAGGAAACCACCCAGCTGATCGTCGCCGACAAGAGCTGGATCGATTCGCTGCTGTTCTGGCAGACGCAGGAGCCGCCCGTCTCCGTCGTCGATCCGGCCAAGGAGCAGCAGCGCCTGCGCGAGGCCCAGGCCCAGGGCAAGGCAGTCGACGGCGCCGCGACCCCGACGATCGAGCGCAAGCGCAAGGCGCCGCTGGAAGGCCTGTTCTAA